From Acidobacteriota bacterium, the proteins below share one genomic window:
- a CDS encoding acyl-CoA dehydrogenase family protein: MAYILNEEEQLILATVKKFLDKEVAPVASELEHRNEYPDEIVEGMKKLGLFGSNIPEEHGGLDLSYTVFAMIFEEISRVWMGLAGILGTHCVLADVVSRFGTEDQKRRFLPIMATGEKRGAICLTEPHAGTDLQAIRTTAERRENYYYINGSKMWITNGRRAEIMLLLTKTDSHAKPAYAGMSAFVAEKGEPGLTVSRDIDKLGYKSLETCELLFENFRVPAENLIGGSEGEGFKHVMTGLESERINVAARGLGIARASFEEAIKYSQERRTFGKPICEHQAIQLKLADMATKIEASRLLVYAAAEKKDRGERCDLEAGMAKLFATETAQECSLDAMRIFGGNGYAKDFPVERYYRDAPLLIIGGGTNELQRLVIARGLLKKYSINDS, encoded by the coding sequence ATGGCTTACATCCTCAACGAAGAAGAACAACTAATCCTCGCAACCGTCAAGAAGTTTCTCGACAAAGAAGTCGCGCCGGTTGCGTCGGAGCTTGAACACCGCAACGAATATCCCGACGAGATTGTCGAAGGAATGAAGAAGCTCGGGTTGTTCGGTTCGAACATACCCGAGGAACACGGTGGGTTGGATTTGAGCTACACCGTGTTCGCGATGATCTTCGAAGAAATCTCGCGAGTGTGGATGGGACTTGCGGGGATTCTCGGGACTCATTGCGTGCTGGCCGATGTTGTCTCGCGATTCGGCACCGAAGATCAGAAGCGACGCTTCCTTCCGATAATGGCGACCGGTGAGAAGCGCGGCGCCATTTGCTTGACCGAGCCGCACGCCGGCACCGACCTTCAAGCAATCCGGACAACCGCCGAGCGGCGAGAAAACTATTACTACATCAACGGCTCCAAGATGTGGATCACCAACGGCCGCCGCGCGGAGATCATGTTGCTACTGACCAAAACGGACAGCCACGCGAAGCCCGCTTATGCCGGTATGAGCGCGTTCGTAGCCGAGAAAGGTGAGCCCGGTCTGACCGTAAGCCGGGACATCGACAAGCTCGGTTACAAGAGCCTTGAGACATGCGAGCTGCTGTTTGAAAACTTTCGCGTGCCGGCTGAGAACCTGATTGGCGGCTCGGAAGGCGAAGGCTTCAAGCACGTGATGACCGGGCTTGAAAGCGAGCGCATCAACGTCGCAGCGCGAGGATTGGGAATCGCGCGAGCTTCATTCGAGGAAGCAATCAAGTACTCGCAGGAACGGCGCACTTTCGGCAAACCGATCTGCGAGCATCAGGCAATTCAACTCAAGCTCGCCGACATGGCAACCAAGATCGAAGCCTCACGCTTGCTTGTCTACGCGGCAGCCGAGAAGAAAGATCGCGGTGAGCGTTGCGATCTTGAAGCCGGAATGGCGAAGCTGTTCGCGACTGAGACGGCTCAGGAGTGCTCGCTGGATGCGATGCGAATCTTCGGCGGCAACGGCTACGCGAAAGACTTTCCGGTCGAGCGGTATTATCGCGACGCGCCTTTGTTGATCATCGGCGGCGGAACGAACGAGCTTCAGAGATTGGTGATCGCGCGCGGGTTGCTGAAGAAGTATTCGATTAATGACTCTTGA
- a CDS encoding cysteine peptidase family C39 domain-containing protein, with translation MPDKPPLNKQETLYSCVPACLKMVLTSLGVSKTEQELRVLCDCTYDSPLLPGGTDPFKLKIAAQTLGFANTQIENLTIDELRSELARGLYPIAYLKAKLAPRMPRQFHAVVVVDITENDVEVLDPWRGELVLSLEDFLTEWARGITILVER, from the coding sequence ATGCCGGATAAGCCTCCTCTGAATAAGCAGGAAACATTATATTCCTGCGTGCCAGCCTGCCTAAAGATGGTGCTTACATCACTGGGAGTCTCCAAGACAGAGCAAGAACTACGAGTATTATGTGATTGCACTTATGACTCGCCTTTGCTGCCAGGCGGAACTGATCCTTTCAAGCTAAAGATTGCCGCGCAGACTTTGGGTTTCGCTAACACGCAGATCGAAAACCTTACGATTGACGAGTTGAGGTCAGAACTGGCGCGTGGGCTTTATCCAATTGCCTATTTGAAAGCGAAGTTAGCGCCCAGAATGCCGCGTCAATTCCACGCAGTCGTGGTGGTAGACATAACCGAGAATGATGTCGAAGTGCTGGACCCTTGGCGCGGCGAACTCGTTCTTTCTTTAGAAGACTTCCTGACCGAGTGGGCGCGTGGAATCACAATTCTTGTCGAGAGGTAA
- a CDS encoding prolyl oligopeptidase family serine peptidase, with translation MNALRRFAYLLFPITLLLILPSIVCGNGFMLEQVLSSPFPSDLIASKNGNKLAWVFDHRGKRNIWVAEAPAFKGRQLTRYDKDDGQEITEPVFSPDGNWIAYVRGGPPNSEKDIPNPTSDPAGAKQEVWLVNTRSGATARAGEGSSPSFSPRGDRVIFEREDHLWAATVPAGVAKLAGAAKKMFEIRGGVASPVWSPDGSRLAFVSTRGDHSFIAIYEPGSPRIRFLEPSVDRDIEPRWSPDGKRIAYVRLFNVADTLSADKERLLPWSIRVVDVASGVGKEIWKSGNGEMDSYSRLPMGDNQLQWAASDRIVFASEKDGWAHLYSMSSNGGAVTALTPGSYEVENVTWSADRSFMIVASNARGINYRHLWKVSVAGSEPLQLTQGDSIEMYPAMVNVGKQVAFMQATARHPFLPYIAAADGKGAKPLAPQIMPADFPATQLVEPEQVTFKAADGMEIHGQLFKPKNTPGRAPGIVFMHGGPIRQMLPTWHYSYYYHNSYAMNQYLASRGYVVLSVNYRSGIGYGRAFREAKHRGPRGASEYQDVVAAGKYLRSRSDVEAKRIGLWGGSYGGYLTAMGLARDSDLFAAGVDLHGVHDWSRRVGPSPWATGDLAKLGRESSPISSVDKWKSPVLLIHGDDDRNVQFNQTVELVRKLRERGVEFEELVFPDDVHDFLRHENWLRTYHAASDFFDRKLRHGSQN, from the coding sequence ATGAACGCTCTAAGACGATTTGCATACCTGCTATTTCCCATCACTCTTTTGCTGATTTTGCCCTCGATAGTTTGTGGCAACGGCTTCATGCTAGAACAAGTCCTCAGCTCTCCGTTTCCGTCTGACTTGATTGCTTCCAAGAACGGCAACAAGCTCGCCTGGGTCTTTGATCACCGCGGCAAGCGCAATATTTGGGTTGCCGAAGCGCCCGCGTTCAAAGGACGACAACTGACCCGCTATGACAAGGACGACGGGCAGGAGATCACCGAACCGGTTTTTTCGCCGGATGGAAACTGGATCGCTTACGTGCGCGGTGGGCCGCCTAATTCTGAGAAAGACATTCCGAATCCGACCAGCGATCCTGCCGGCGCGAAGCAAGAAGTGTGGCTGGTCAACACACGAAGTGGCGCGACCGCTAGAGCCGGAGAAGGAAGCTCGCCTTCGTTTTCACCGCGAGGCGATCGAGTGATCTTCGAACGCGAAGACCACCTCTGGGCCGCGACCGTTCCTGCCGGAGTAGCAAAACTCGCCGGCGCCGCAAAGAAGATGTTCGAGATTCGCGGCGGTGTAGCTTCGCCGGTGTGGTCTCCTGATGGCTCGCGCCTGGCCTTCGTTTCCACCCGTGGAGATCATTCGTTCATCGCGATTTATGAACCAGGTTCGCCGCGAATCAGGTTCCTCGAGCCAAGCGTGGACCGGGACATCGAGCCTCGCTGGTCGCCTGATGGAAAGCGAATCGCTTACGTTCGCCTGTTCAACGTAGCCGACACTCTTTCGGCCGACAAAGAACGGCTTCTGCCCTGGTCGATTCGAGTGGTCGATGTGGCCAGCGGCGTTGGAAAAGAAATCTGGAAGTCCGGCAACGGCGAGATGGATTCGTACTCACGCTTGCCGATGGGAGACAACCAGTTGCAGTGGGCCGCCAGTGATCGAATCGTGTTCGCGTCGGAGAAAGACGGGTGGGCGCACCTGTACTCGATGAGCTCCAATGGCGGCGCGGTGACCGCGCTGACGCCTGGCAGCTACGAAGTCGAGAACGTAACCTGGTCCGCTGATCGTTCTTTTATGATCGTAGCTTCCAATGCGCGCGGCATCAATTACCGCCATCTTTGGAAAGTGAGCGTCGCCGGTAGTGAGCCGCTGCAACTCACTCAAGGTGACAGCATCGAGATGTATCCGGCGATGGTGAACGTCGGGAAGCAGGTCGCGTTCATGCAAGCGACCGCAAGGCATCCTTTTCTTCCTTACATTGCGGCGGCGGACGGGAAGGGGGCTAAGCCGCTTGCACCCCAAATCATGCCGGCAGATTTTCCCGCTACCCAGTTGGTCGAGCCCGAGCAGGTGACGTTCAAAGCAGCCGACGGGATGGAAATCCACGGGCAGTTGTTCAAGCCGAAGAACACGCCGGGCCGCGCGCCGGGCATTGTCTTCATGCACGGCGGCCCGATTCGGCAGATGCTGCCCACCTGGCATTACAGCTACTACTATCACAATTCATACGCGATGAATCAGTATCTCGCGAGCCGGGGCTATGTGGTGTTGTCGGTCAACTATCGAAGCGGGATCGGCTACGGCCGCGCGTTTCGTGAAGCAAAGCATCGCGGGCCGCGCGGCGCTTCCGAGTATCAAGACGTCGTCGCGGCAGGCAAGTACTTGCGCTCGAGAAGCGACGTCGAAGCCAAGCGAATCGGGTTGTGGGGCGGTTCGTACGGCGGCTACTTGACGGCGATGGGGCTTGCGCGCGATTCGGATTTGTTCGCGGCCGGAGTTGATCTTCACGGCGTTCACGATTGGAGCAGGCGAGTCGGACCCTCACCGTGGGCGACGGGTGATCTCGCAAAGCTCGGCCGAGAGTCTTCACCGATCAGCTCGGTGGACAAATGGAAATCGCCGGTGCTGTTGATTCACGGTGACGATGATCGAAACGTACAGTTCAATCAGACGGTCGAGCTTGTGCGCAAGCTTCGCGAGCGGGGCGTTGAATTTGAAGAGCTGGTTTTCCCGGACGACGTGCATGACTTCTTGCGCCACGAGAATTGGCTGCGGACTTATCACGCCGCATCCGATTTCTTTGATAGAAAGTTGAGACACGGCTCGCAGAACTGA
- a CDS encoding TonB-dependent receptor, with protein MLRLLKAGQFRNVMYELAGLFLFLSLPGAAYATEGVTVSGVVRDQSGAVVSDASVSLLSAQRAVIGSSKTDAQGRFTIADVPKGSYLLLVASRGFADRRIALSVGANGAENIEITIEPRALTEEVTVTANPGLVESVESISQQVNVISAQQIEERATSVVAQVANEEVGVHLQRTSPAMAGIFVRGLTGNKVNVFIDGIRYSTSTQRGGVSTFLDLIDASSLQAVEILRGPNSAQYGSDAIGGSVQFLSRTPVYAAGGDNVHGRMGVFFNSADAGFGSNLSTSFATPKFGLMANIAGQRANTIRTGRERDSHNAVTRFFNLSSDLVIDGRLPDTAFTQYGGMMKMSWQPAEGSQLIASYMRGQQDGGRRYDQLLGGDGNLIADLRNLMLDFFYIKYDKVRVGWLDSFTASYSLNSQREERVNQGGNGDPNASINHEYERTNVHGFQAYASKLIGSRQNLLLGADFFNDRINSPSFGVNPVTKATTLRRPRVPDNARYRKGGIFLQDVFEVIPSKLRLTGNLRWNVASYRARAEDSPLLNGNPLWPSDSLRVDDWTYRAGIVVTPVDGLSLMANFSRGFRAPHLTDLDTLGVTGSGFEVPASAVAGLGATIGSTADNQAISTGRLVEQTKSETSQSYEAGVRYYTRRVDTDFTFFINNIFDNITKQALILPLGAVGLQLGGETITAQNPNGVVFVAASTNPVLLRANFSDARIHGFEHTFDFRIKSDWSIGTIFTYLHARDKDTDLPPNIEGGTPAPDGYLKLRYAPASGKFWIEPYIHAAGRQESLSTLDLEDRRTGATRSRSSIANFFNNGARFGGLVSAGPDGIARNADDRLISTGETLAQIQDRVLGVGVNSAPLYTAIPGYITFSIRGGVRLGERHQVLIDFYNIGDRNYRGISWGLDAPGRGVLFRYNLQF; from the coding sequence ATGCTGCGGCTTCTGAAGGCAGGCCAGTTCCGAAACGTGATGTACGAGCTGGCCGGCCTCTTTCTTTTTCTTTCTCTACCGGGCGCGGCGTACGCGACTGAAGGAGTCACGGTATCGGGCGTCGTGCGCGATCAGTCAGGCGCGGTTGTGTCCGATGCGTCTGTCTCGCTGCTCAGTGCGCAGCGAGCAGTCATTGGCTCCTCAAAGACCGATGCGCAGGGCCGCTTCACAATCGCGGATGTTCCGAAGGGAAGCTACCTGCTGCTTGTCGCTTCTCGTGGATTCGCCGACCGTCGCATAGCTTTAAGTGTGGGAGCCAACGGCGCTGAAAACATAGAGATCACGATCGAGCCGCGCGCACTCACTGAGGAGGTGACGGTGACGGCTAATCCGGGCCTTGTCGAAAGCGTCGAGAGCATATCGCAGCAGGTCAACGTCATCAGCGCGCAGCAAATCGAAGAACGGGCTACATCGGTCGTCGCCCAGGTTGCCAACGAAGAGGTCGGCGTGCACCTCCAGCGAACAAGCCCGGCGATGGCAGGCATCTTCGTGCGCGGACTTACCGGAAATAAAGTGAACGTCTTCATAGACGGCATTCGATATTCGACCTCGACGCAAAGAGGAGGCGTCAGCACGTTTCTGGATTTGATTGATGCGTCGAGTCTGCAGGCAGTCGAGATCCTGCGCGGGCCTAACAGCGCGCAGTACGGCAGCGACGCCATCGGCGGCAGCGTACAGTTTCTTTCGCGCACGCCCGTGTACGCGGCGGGCGGTGACAACGTGCATGGCCGGATGGGCGTCTTCTTCAACAGCGCCGACGCCGGCTTTGGCTCGAACCTCTCAACATCATTCGCCACGCCCAAATTCGGACTGATGGCGAACATCGCCGGCCAGCGGGCCAATACAATCAGGACTGGGCGCGAGCGCGATTCGCACAACGCGGTGACCAGATTCTTCAATCTCAGCTCGGACCTGGTGATCGACGGCCGCCTGCCTGATACGGCGTTCACACAATACGGCGGCATGATGAAGATGAGCTGGCAACCTGCGGAAGGCTCGCAGCTCATCGCCAGCTATATGCGTGGCCAGCAGGATGGAGGCCGAAGGTACGATCAACTGCTCGGGGGCGACGGCAACCTGATTGCGGACCTGCGCAACCTCATGCTTGATTTCTTCTACATCAAGTACGACAAAGTGCGAGTGGGGTGGCTCGATAGCTTTACCGCGTCGTATTCGCTCAACTCTCAACGCGAAGAGCGTGTCAACCAGGGGGGCAACGGCGATCCCAACGCCTCGATCAATCACGAATACGAGCGCACGAACGTTCACGGCTTTCAGGCATATGCCTCAAAGCTCATAGGATCCCGACAGAACCTTTTGTTAGGGGCAGATTTTTTCAATGATCGGATCAACTCTCCTTCGTTCGGCGTCAACCCTGTGACGAAGGCGACGACTCTACGCCGCCCGCGTGTGCCCGACAATGCGCGCTATCGCAAAGGCGGCATCTTCCTTCAGGACGTGTTCGAAGTGATACCGAGCAAGCTGCGATTGACGGGCAACCTGCGGTGGAACGTGGCCTCGTACCGTGCGCGCGCCGAAGACTCGCCGCTGCTCAACGGCAATCCGCTCTGGCCCAGCGACTCGCTACGAGTTGACGACTGGACTTACCGCGCGGGCATTGTCGTCACGCCAGTCGACGGCCTGAGCCTGATGGCTAATTTCAGTCGCGGGTTTCGCGCTCCTCACCTTACCGACCTTGACACGCTCGGGGTGACCGGCTCGGGCTTTGAGGTCCCTGCGTCGGCGGTGGCCGGTCTCGGCGCCACTATCGGATCAACCGCCGACAACCAGGCCATCTCGACGGGACGGCTGGTCGAGCAGACGAAGTCCGAGACGAGTCAGAGCTATGAAGCCGGCGTTCGTTATTACACGAGGCGCGTGGATACGGACTTTACTTTTTTCATCAATAACATCTTTGACAACATCACCAAGCAGGCATTGATATTGCCCCTGGGCGCGGTGGGCCTGCAGCTCGGCGGCGAGACCATTACGGCGCAGAACCCGAACGGGGTGGTCTTCGTCGCTGCGTCGACCAATCCCGTGCTGCTGCGAGCCAACTTCAGCGACGCGCGAATCCATGGGTTCGAGCACACGTTCGATTTCAGAATCAAATCCGACTGGTCGATTGGCACGATCTTCACTTACTTGCACGCCCGCGACAAGGACACGGACCTTCCGCCGAACATCGAAGGCGGAACGCCCGCGCCCGATGGCTACTTGAAGCTTCGCTACGCGCCCGCAAGCGGGAAGTTCTGGATTGAGCCGTACATTCATGCGGCCGGAAGGCAGGAAAGCCTTTCCACTCTCGACCTCGAAGACCGGCGGACGGGCGCAACCCGTTCGCGCAGCTCAATCGCGAACTTCTTCAACAACGGCGCGAGATTTGGCGGACTGGTCAGTGCGGGACCCGACGGCATTGCGAGAAACGCCGACGACAGGCTGATCTCTACCGGCGAGACGCTCGCGCAGATACAGGATCGGGTGCTCGGCGTGGGTGTCAACTCAGCGCCGCTTTACACCGCGATTCCCGGTTACATCACTTTCAGCATTCGCGGCGGCGTCAGGCTCGGCGAGCGCCATCAGGTGCTGATTGATTTCTACAACATTGGCGACCGCAATTATCGTGGCATAAGCTGGGGCCTTGATGCGCCCGGCCGTGGCGTGCTGTTCAGATACAACCTGCAGTTTTAG
- a CDS encoding alpha-hydroxy acid oxidase, protein MQNSMDRTESRRRFLKFLAGSPLLALCDPTGSLEALVGAGTQKTTGSSADEPSAQTLITSPDQALNVFDLEAAARQKVPVAHWGYMATGTDDDLTLHANRTAFSKFQIRPRRLIDVTRTDTSTEIFGVKWKTPIVISPVGSQRAFHPQGELATAKAAGSRGHLQILSTVTTTSVEDVIAARGGPVWYQLYPTANWNVTQALIKRAEAAGSPVLVVTVDLPAGRNTETLTRATRVDTRNCSDCHQPGLAGRTRRKPMFDKLDLTGLVDYYAPALTWDSIRRMKEMTKMKLVLKGIVTREDAELCVQRGVDGIIVSNHGGRAEESGRSTIECLSEVIDAVGGKIPVLIDGGFRRGTDIFKALALGARAVCIGRPYIWGLGAFGQPGIERVLDILRVELELIMKQAGVTSIDQIKRSYVVEGWR, encoded by the coding sequence ATGCAGAACTCGATGGATCGCACGGAATCGCGCCGCCGATTTTTGAAGTTCCTCGCGGGCAGCCCGTTGCTTGCCCTCTGCGACCCAACCGGCTCTCTCGAAGCGCTAGTCGGAGCCGGTACTCAGAAAACAACCGGGTCGAGTGCTGATGAGCCTTCAGCCCAAACGCTCATTACCTCTCCCGATCAGGCGCTGAACGTTTTCGATCTTGAAGCGGCAGCGCGACAGAAGGTTCCCGTTGCGCATTGGGGATACATGGCGACGGGCACCGACGACGACCTTACGCTGCACGCGAATCGCACTGCGTTCTCGAAGTTTCAGATCCGGCCACGCCGCCTTATCGATGTAACCCGCACCGACACATCGACGGAAATCTTCGGCGTGAAGTGGAAGACGCCAATCGTCATTTCACCTGTCGGAAGCCAGCGCGCTTTTCATCCGCAAGGCGAGTTGGCTACTGCAAAAGCCGCCGGAAGCCGCGGGCATCTTCAGATACTGTCGACGGTGACTACTACTTCAGTCGAGGACGTGATCGCCGCGCGCGGCGGCCCCGTCTGGTATCAGCTTTATCCGACTGCGAACTGGAACGTCACCCAGGCGCTGATAAAGCGCGCCGAAGCGGCGGGGTCCCCAGTGCTGGTTGTTACAGTGGATCTACCGGCGGGCAGAAACACTGAAACCCTGACGCGAGCAACGCGGGTTGACACCAGGAACTGTTCCGACTGCCATCAGCCGGGCTTGGCGGGGCGCACCCGAAGGAAACCGATGTTCGATAAGCTCGATCTGACTGGCCTTGTCGATTACTACGCGCCGGCACTTACGTGGGACTCGATTCGCCGAATGAAAGAAATGACAAAGATGAAGCTGGTGCTGAAAGGGATCGTCACTCGCGAAGACGCCGAGCTGTGCGTGCAGCGCGGAGTCGACGGTATCATCGTTTCGAACCACGGCGGCCGCGCGGAAGAGAGCGGAAGAAGCACCATCGAGTGCTTGTCTGAAGTGATCGACGCTGTTGGGGGAAAGATCCCGGTGCTGATTGATGGTGGCTTTCGACGCGGAACCGACATCTTCAAAGCGCTGGCGCTTGGCGCAAGAGCAGTCTGCATAGGCCGGCCGTATATCTGGGGCCTGGGGGCGTTCGGGCAGCCCGGTATAGAAAGAGTGCTGGACATCCTGCGGGTCGAGCTTGAGCTGATCATGAAACAGGCCGGCGTGACATCGATTGATCAGATCAAACGAAGTTACGTGGTCGAGGGCTGGCGCTGA
- a CDS encoding DUF1778 domain-containing protein, with the protein MQRVKETSNRRAARLDVRLAQRVKEKIEEAALVSHQSLTDFVVTSLLRASDEALKQHQAIRLTNRDRDLFLAALDADERPNPALRKAAQRFKRRSG; encoded by the coding sequence ATGCAGCGAGTAAAAGAGACAAGCAATCGGAGAGCGGCTCGCTTGGACGTGCGGCTGGCCCAGCGCGTGAAGGAAAAGATCGAGGAAGCCGCGTTGGTTTCCCACCAGTCACTCACGGATTTTGTCGTAACCAGTCTGCTGCGCGCATCCGACGAGGCGCTGAAGCAACATCAAGCGATCAGGCTGACCAATCGCGACCGTGACCTCTTCCTGGCAGCGCTTGATGCCGACGAGCGGCCAAACCCGGCGTTGCGCAAGGCAGCCCAAAGGTTCAAACGCAGATCCGGTTAG
- a CDS encoding GNAT family N-acetyltransferase → MATRQLIIERLSSHHDRSEFDCGVGELNVYLQKYASQHQRKGVGRTYVATEDDPERVLGYYTISAGAVDFDTVPENLPRHPIPVVLIGRLAVDIGARGRGLGETLLIHALGSAQRVAEIAGVYAVVVDALDKQAKSFYLKYGFKELADDHLHLYLPVRTINKLKL, encoded by the coding sequence GTGGCTACGCGGCAACTGATTATCGAAAGACTGTCCAGCCACCACGACCGAAGCGAGTTTGACTGCGGCGTTGGGGAGTTGAATGTCTATTTGCAGAAATACGCGAGCCAGCATCAGCGGAAAGGCGTGGGCCGAACATATGTGGCGACCGAGGACGACCCAGAGCGGGTGCTTGGCTACTACACCATATCCGCCGGCGCGGTCGACTTTGACACGGTACCTGAGAACCTCCCGCGCCATCCGATCCCGGTCGTTTTGATTGGCCGACTTGCCGTCGACATCGGCGCGCGCGGACGGGGACTCGGTGAGACCTTGCTGATTCATGCCCTGGGGTCGGCGCAAAGGGTTGCAGAGATCGCGGGCGTCTACGCCGTGGTCGTGGATGCATTGGACAAGCAGGCAAAGAGCTTTTACCTGAAGTACGGTTTCAAGGAGCTTGCAGACGATCACTTGCATCTGTATTTGCCTGTTAGAACAATCAACAAACTCAAGCTGTGA